A window of Flavobacterium flavigenum contains these coding sequences:
- a CDS encoding SanA/YdcF family protein, protein MKKYFKIALYFAIIGLIAIVSINYHVKSSTKKYIHHSLRRFPKNDVGIIFGAGINGNQPSKYLKDRLDAGIRLYKAKRINKILLSGDNGREEYDELTVMKNYCYRHGVDTTKIFIDYAGFDTYSTLYRAKYIFKIKKATLISQEYHLNRALYIGRSLGIKSAGYSANKGDYRGYQYVKFREYISIFKSFFDVLRNREPHFLGNPININGPSNYSKEDKR, encoded by the coding sequence TTGAAAAAATATTTTAAAATAGCGCTGTATTTTGCCATTATCGGATTGATTGCAATTGTTTCTATAAATTATCATGTAAAGTCATCTACCAAAAAATACATTCATCATTCTTTGAGAAGGTTTCCTAAAAATGATGTTGGAATTATTTTTGGCGCTGGAATCAACGGTAATCAGCCAAGTAAATATCTTAAGGACAGACTCGATGCCGGAATCCGTTTGTACAAAGCAAAAAGAATCAATAAAATATTACTTTCAGGAGATAATGGCCGCGAGGAGTACGATGAATTAACAGTGATGAAAAACTATTGTTACCGACATGGAGTTGACACCACAAAAATTTTTATTGATTACGCCGGTTTCGACACCTACTCTACCCTGTACAGAGCGAAATATATTTTTAAAATAAAAAAAGCAACTTTAATTTCGCAGGAATATCATTTGAATCGCGCCCTTTATATTGGAAGAAGTCTTGGAATAAAATCAGCGGGTTATTCCGCTAACAAAGGTGATTATAGGGGGTATCAATATGTCAAATTCAGAGAATATATTTCGATATTCAAATCCTTTTTTGATGTTTTGCGAAATCGTGAGCCTCACTTTTTAGGCAATCCAATAAATATTAACGGTCCTTCAAATTATTCCAAGGAAGACAAACGATAA
- a CDS encoding cation:proton antiporter — MELYYTFSVLIVLASFFAYLNLRFLKLPGTIGIMIIAMLVSVGIRLLGDSYFPATTKHFFDLIKEFDFNAILMGAMLNFLLFAGALHVNMSDLKEQKVPIMIYSTISVVLSALIISMLLYYIAPILGIKIPYIFCLVFGTLISPTDPIVVLGVLKEAKVPKRIETKIVGESLFNDGVAVVMFAVVLKMATDPAFDATLGSITCLFIKEGIGGLLLGAVLGFSASKVMKKIDDYKVSVLITLSIVMGGFLIAQSLHVSSPLAMVVAGLIIGNYGKKVAMSEVTKDYLEKFWELIDEILNAILFLFIGFELLLLPDLNKQLLTGFVAIFIVLFSRIASIVLPWQFFDTFKFFGIRSAYNKGSLMVLVWGGIRGGVSIALVLSMPEGEYKNLLLEVTYIVVLFSIVVQGLTVGKLAKRVLEKE; from the coding sequence ATGGAATTATACTACACCTTTTCGGTACTTATTGTACTGGCTTCTTTCTTCGCCTATTTAAACCTAAGATTTTTAAAACTCCCCGGTACGATCGGAATCATGATTATTGCGATGCTGGTTTCAGTAGGGATTCGTCTTTTGGGAGATTCTTATTTTCCTGCGACTACCAAACATTTTTTTGATTTGATAAAAGAATTCGATTTCAATGCGATTTTAATGGGCGCAATGTTGAACTTCCTTTTATTTGCAGGGGCACTTCATGTAAATATGTCTGATCTTAAAGAGCAGAAAGTTCCCATTATGATTTATTCTACTATAAGCGTTGTACTATCAGCTTTAATCATTTCAATGCTGCTTTATTACATTGCACCAATTTTAGGAATAAAAATTCCTTATATATTTTGTTTAGTCTTTGGTACATTAATATCTCCAACTGACCCCATTGTGGTGTTGGGAGTTTTAAAAGAGGCTAAAGTCCCTAAAAGAATAGAAACCAAAATCGTTGGCGAATCTTTATTTAATGATGGAGTAGCAGTAGTGATGTTTGCGGTTGTTCTTAAAATGGCTACTGATCCTGCATTTGATGCAACTTTAGGCTCTATTACCTGTTTATTTATTAAGGAAGGGATTGGCGGACTTCTATTAGGAGCTGTTTTAGGATTTTCTGCATCAAAAGTCATGAAGAAAATTGACGATTATAAAGTTTCCGTTCTCATAACGCTTTCTATTGTAATGGGCGGATTTTTGATTGCCCAGAGTTTACATGTTTCAAGTCCGCTGGCCATGGTAGTGGCCGGACTAATTATTGGGAATTATGGTAAAAAAGTCGCAATGAGCGAAGTGACAAAAGATTATTTAGAGAAGTTTTGGGAACTTATTGATGAAATCCTGAATGCTATTTTATTCCTGTTTATTGGTTTTGAATTGTTGTTATTACCAGACTTGAACAAACAACTGCTGACAGGTTTTGTTGCCATCTTTATTGTACTTTTCTCAAGAATCGCTTCTATAGTTTTGCCCTGGCAATTCTTTGATACCTTTAAATTCTTCGGAATCAGATCAGCCTACAACAAAGGTTCTTTGATGGTTCTGGTCTGGGGCGGAATTCGCGGTGGAGTTTCTATTGCACTTGTACTTTCGATGCCAGAAGGAGAATATAAAAACCTGCTGCTCGAAGTAACTTATATTGTCGTTTTATTCTCAATTGTTGTTCAGGGATTAACAGTTGGAAAACTGGCAAAGCGGGTTTTAGAAAAAGAGTAA